The Myxocyprinus asiaticus isolate MX2 ecotype Aquarium Trade chromosome 39, UBuf_Myxa_2, whole genome shotgun sequence genome window below encodes:
- the LOC127430352 gene encoding uncharacterized protein LOC127430352, with the protein MKQELSMVHPVLGLVVVGVWLGVQIYSRYGTRETNNQKASPSRFRSRSPDRSSDQDEERKLRDSAQKALKSIGLNLERQGSRRLAGRGQHVFNNGLLDIHRSVLQDLLSELRGYDQLDNLLQDVSAFFNQDERNAISNMVAYFSLDEFYVDYNAEVFGVFVRELRRELVAYLKVYIYPPQKDKYTSVSYNRDRALWRHIERVQHIVRMMVEHEVYVDTMARDRWLQSNTGCKDLYEKVRQAVDKMLKNIIQDFKKVADKIKLIYNNGNWP; encoded by the exons ATGAAGCAGGAACTGTCTATGGTGCACCCTGTATTGGGTTTGGTCGTGGTTGGAGTGTGGTTAGGGGTCCAAATCTACTCTCGCTATGGGACGCGTGAGACGAACA ACCAGAAGGCCTCTCCTTCACGTTTTCGCTCGCGTTCTCCTGACCGTTCATCTGATCAGGATGAGGAGCGTAAGCTCAGGGATTCCGCTCAAAAGGCGCTGAAGTCCATTGGTTTAAATCTGGAGCGGCAGGGTTCTAGAAGGCTAGCGGGCCGGGGCCAACATGTCTTCAACAACGGACTCCTGGACATACACCGCAGCGTTCTGCAGGACCTGCTGAGCGAATTGAGAGGCTACGACCAGCTGGACAACCTGCTGCAGGACGTCAGTGCCTTCTTCAACCAAGACGAACGCAATGCCATCAGCAACATGGTGGCTtacttcag TCTGGATGAGTTCTATGTGGATTATAATGCAGAGGTGTTCGGTGTGTTCGTGCGGGAGCTCCGGAGAGAACTTGTGGCATACCTCAAGGTTTATATATATCCCCCCCAAAAGGACAAGTATACATCTGTCTCCTACAACAGGGACCGCGCACTCTGGAGGCACATTGAGCGTGTGCAGCACATCGTCAGGATGATGGTGGAACATGAGGTGTATGTGGACACGATGGCCCGTGATCGCTGGCTGCAGAGTAACACTGGCTGCAAGGATTTGTATGAAAAGGTCAGACAAGCAGTGGACAAAATGCTCAAGAACATCATACAGGACTTTAAAAAGGTGGCAGATAAGATCAAGTTAATTTACAACAACGGGAACTGGCCGTAA